A stretch of Candidatus Palauibacter australiensis DNA encodes these proteins:
- a CDS encoding TonB-dependent receptor, which translates to MTGFGVRFGRNAGRGTLLLAAVIAFGALPGAAWAQGRIAGSVTDDATGAPLAAVLVEVVGAQGAVAAQATTGPGGTYAIDGVSAGSYSVRFTAPGWVTVVMESQTVAAGQSTSVSTTMEERAYELNPLTVTTSRTYEKALEAPAAVEVVSTRDLEERQVTSPIEHVEHQPGVDVARTGIRGRTAVLRGFNNVFSSRTLFMTDNRIARVPSLRVNIFYLNPTSELDMERVETVLGPGSALYGPNAAGGVVHYMTKSPIRSPGASFSVGGGLRQQGNDAGLGSGPIQGEDAGLFQFDGRIAVAPSDKFGFKISGQYFDATEYVFNDLVEAQVQGAGQACIAAGFDLTSPACQPFASGLDLTNPADQGVVAQSARNVAMGRDDGHRNWGVDARMDFEPSPGTSLILAAGRNVAAQATELTGLGASNVTNWGVTYGQARLRHRDLFAQLFYNYNTNDEAFLLRSGRPIYDNSSLLVGQLQYQSRIGSAHRLIYGVDYLGTNPASEGTINGKFEDDDQTTEVGGYLQWEWALSPKVDLTGAFRYDYNSNLADPVFSPRAALVFKPDASNSFRLTFNRAFSTPTSTNQFLDISGGTIPITGTPFFYDLRATGSAGNGHMYMRDSNGIPMHMSPFSVLAGGSPRQFMPSTTAQLWSTAVNLLGVAYPQLAPLAPLIPVPSADQVGVLALLLDTEVAGGGAPPPGCVAPPFCEAVDLAALQDIEALGPTVRNTFEFGYKGVFGDNVSVGANAWFTRFDSYIAPLRIISPHVFLNGPQLGTYLAGVFRQWVGVAFPDEATALGTAQLIATEAAKIPLGAVTPTSAGGTAAAVALGYQDAGGFDVMGGELGAGFLLSDQLEMATSLSFISRNTFETAGELLSEVSLNSPTVRGTASLTYRNDESGVNGGLRFRAQNGYPFNSGPWVGDLEAVTTLDANFGFRIPGYDDLWFQVDVSNVFDQAYQSMVGAPAIGRVLLARMRWDFNPF; encoded by the coding sequence GTGGCGGCGCAAGCCACCACGGGCCCGGGCGGCACCTATGCCATCGACGGTGTGTCCGCCGGCTCGTATTCGGTTCGGTTCACCGCGCCGGGCTGGGTGACCGTCGTCATGGAATCGCAGACTGTCGCGGCGGGCCAGTCGACGTCCGTATCGACGACGATGGAGGAGCGGGCCTACGAACTGAACCCGCTCACGGTGACGACCTCCCGCACGTACGAGAAGGCGCTGGAGGCGCCGGCGGCGGTGGAGGTCGTCTCGACCCGCGATCTCGAAGAACGCCAAGTGACGTCTCCGATCGAACACGTGGAGCACCAGCCCGGCGTGGACGTGGCCCGCACGGGGATCCGCGGCCGCACCGCCGTATTGCGCGGATTCAACAACGTCTTCTCCAGCCGCACGCTGTTCATGACGGACAACCGGATCGCGCGCGTGCCTTCGCTGCGGGTGAACATCTTCTACCTCAACCCGACGTCGGAACTGGACATGGAGCGGGTGGAGACCGTCCTCGGGCCCGGATCGGCGCTCTACGGACCGAACGCGGCGGGCGGCGTCGTCCACTACATGACGAAATCCCCGATTCGCTCGCCGGGAGCCAGCTTCTCCGTGGGCGGCGGCCTCCGTCAGCAGGGCAACGATGCGGGGCTTGGCAGCGGCCCCATCCAGGGCGAAGACGCCGGGCTGTTCCAGTTCGATGGGCGCATCGCGGTGGCCCCGAGCGACAAGTTCGGGTTCAAGATCTCGGGCCAGTACTTCGACGCCACCGAATACGTCTTCAACGACCTCGTCGAGGCGCAGGTGCAGGGCGCGGGCCAGGCCTGTATCGCAGCCGGCTTCGACCTCACCTCGCCGGCCTGCCAGCCGTTCGCGTCGGGACTCGACCTGACGAATCCGGCGGATCAGGGCGTCGTGGCGCAGTCGGCCCGGAACGTGGCGATGGGGCGTGACGACGGGCACAGGAACTGGGGCGTGGACGCGCGCATGGACTTCGAGCCGTCTCCGGGGACGTCGCTCATTCTCGCCGCGGGGCGCAACGTCGCCGCGCAGGCGACGGAACTCACGGGTCTGGGCGCGTCCAACGTCACCAACTGGGGCGTCACCTACGGGCAGGCCCGTCTCCGGCACAGGGATCTCTTCGCGCAGCTCTTCTACAACTACAACACGAACGACGAAGCCTTCCTCCTCCGCTCCGGCCGTCCGATCTACGACAACTCGTCCCTGCTCGTGGGACAGCTCCAGTACCAGTCCCGGATCGGATCGGCGCACCGGCTCATCTACGGGGTCGACTACCTGGGGACGAACCCGGCCAGCGAGGGGACGATCAACGGAAAGTTCGAGGACGACGACCAGACGACGGAGGTCGGCGGCTACCTCCAGTGGGAGTGGGCGCTGAGCCCGAAGGTCGATCTCACGGGCGCCTTCCGGTACGACTACAACAGCAACCTTGCGGATCCCGTCTTCTCGCCGCGCGCCGCGCTGGTCTTCAAGCCGGATGCTTCGAACTCGTTCCGCCTGACGTTCAACCGGGCGTTCTCGACGCCCACGTCCACAAACCAGTTCCTGGACATCTCGGGAGGAACGATCCCCATCACGGGCACGCCATTCTTCTACGATCTGCGCGCGACCGGCTCCGCCGGCAACGGACACATGTACATGAGGGATTCGAACGGCATCCCGATGCACATGTCGCCCTTCAGCGTACTGGCGGGCGGGAGCCCGCGGCAGTTCATGCCCTCCACCACGGCGCAACTGTGGAGCACGGCGGTGAATCTTCTCGGCGTCGCCTATCCGCAACTGGCTCCGCTGGCGCCCCTGATCCCCGTTCCGTCGGCGGATCAGGTGGGCGTGCTCGCGCTGCTGCTCGATACGGAGGTCGCGGGGGGTGGAGCGCCGCCGCCGGGCTGCGTGGCACCCCCGTTCTGCGAGGCCGTCGACCTCGCCGCTCTCCAGGACATCGAGGCGCTGGGGCCGACCGTGCGCAACACGTTCGAGTTCGGGTACAAGGGGGTGTTCGGAGATAACGTGTCCGTCGGAGCCAACGCCTGGTTCACCCGCTTCGACAGCTACATCGCGCCCCTCCGGATCATCTCCCCGCACGTCTTCCTCAACGGCCCACAGTTGGGGACGTACCTGGCGGGCGTGTTCCGACAGTGGGTCGGCGTGGCGTTCCCGGACGAGGCCACAGCCTTGGGGACGGCGCAGCTTATTGCGACCGAGGCAGCGAAGATTCCCTTGGGGGCCGTGACTCCCACCAGCGCCGGTGGCACCGCCGCGGCGGTGGCGCTCGGATACCAGGATGCCGGCGGGTTCGACGTGATGGGGGGCGAGTTGGGCGCCGGCTTCCTCCTGAGCGACCAGTTGGAGATGGCTACATCCCTGTCCTTCATCAGTCGAAACACCTTCGAGACCGCGGGCGAACTCCTGAGCGAGGTGTCCCTTAACTCGCCGACGGTGCGCGGGACGGCGTCGCTCACCTACCGGAACGACGAGTCGGGGGTCAACGGCGGCCTGCGCTTCCGGGCGCAGAACGGCTATCCGTTCAACTCAGGGCCGTGGGTGGGCGATCTCGAGGCGGTCACCACGCTGGACGCGAATTTCGGCTTCCGTATTCCGGGGTACGACGACCTCTGGTTCCAGGTGGACGTGTCGAACGTCTTCGACCAGGCGTACCAGAGCATGGTGGGGGCGCCCGCCATCGGCCGCGTCCTGCTTGCCCGGATGCGCTGGGACTTCAACCCGTTCTAG
- the dut gene encoding dUTP diphosphatase — protein MSDADGACVIFEKLADDVRVPTRATEQSAGYDIRAHLTCGPVRVHRGASRETISETATSTGNGTPSIVLEPGDRALVPTGFRARLPDGYEAQIRMRSSLAWKRGLTVPNAPGTVDADYPDEWFVLVLNSAPHPIRIEHGERIAQVVLHRYRVARWEEGPVAISTDRAGGLGSTGKR, from the coding sequence TTGTCCGACGCCGACGGTGCGTGCGTCATCTTCGAGAAGCTGGCGGATGATGTTCGCGTTCCGACGCGAGCCACGGAGCAGTCGGCCGGTTACGACATCCGGGCGCATCTCACGTGTGGGCCGGTCCGGGTTCATCGGGGAGCCAGCCGCGAGACCATCTCCGAGACCGCGACCTCCACCGGGAACGGCACGCCTTCGATCGTCCTCGAACCCGGCGACCGGGCGCTCGTGCCCACCGGCTTTCGCGCCCGTCTGCCCGACGGCTACGAGGCGCAGATCCGCATGCGGTCCTCGCTCGCGTGGAAGCGCGGGCTCACGGTGCCCAATGCGCCCGGTACCGTGGACGCCGACTATCCGGACGAGTGGTTCGTCCTCGTCCTCAACTCGGCGCCGCACCCCATTCGGATCGAACACGGCGAACGGATCGCCCAGGTCGTCCTGCACAGATACCGGGTCGCGCGCTGGGAGGAGGGGCCGGTGGCGATCTCGACGGACCGCGCCGGCGGGCTCGGCAGCACCGGAAAACGATAA
- a CDS encoding NAD(P)H-dependent oxidoreductase yields the protein MNHVSMLAIAGSCRRRSFNRALLRAAISRAPQDVETRDFDPSRLPFYDGDVEAAGDPDEVAEFKAAVHSADLVLLVTPEYNGGLPAVLKNAVDWGSRPPRPQAWDGKPVAIMGATPGRLGTALAQRSLRESLAGLNAHVMPQPRVLLSGAGGVFDDDLELADEATGKHLDRFMSAAAEWARRFR from the coding sequence ATGAATCATGTCTCCATGCTCGCCATCGCGGGCAGTTGCCGGCGGCGGTCGTTCAATCGGGCGCTTCTGCGGGCCGCCATCTCGCGGGCGCCGCAAGACGTCGAGACCCGGGATTTCGATCCTTCGCGGCTGCCGTTCTACGACGGAGACGTGGAGGCTGCGGGCGATCCGGACGAGGTCGCGGAATTCAAGGCCGCCGTTCACTCAGCGGACCTGGTGCTGCTCGTGACGCCGGAGTACAACGGAGGCCTGCCGGCCGTGCTCAAGAACGCTGTGGACTGGGGGTCGCGGCCCCCGCGTCCGCAGGCGTGGGACGGGAAGCCCGTCGCGATCATGGGGGCGACGCCGGGCCGCCTCGGGACGGCGCTGGCCCAGCGTTCCCTGCGCGAGTCGCTCGCGGGGCTGAACGCCCACGTGATGCCGCAGCCGCGGGTCCTGCTCTCGGGGGCGGGCGGCGTGTTCGACGACGATCTCGAGTTGGCGGACGAAGCGACCGGGAAACATCTCGACAGATTCATGTCCGCCGCCGCAGAATGGGCACGTCGGTTCCGCTGA
- a CDS encoding FAD-binding oxidoreductase, whose product MRSGYDFAIAGGGVIGASIAFHLAELSGASVALFDRGEICSGGTRRSCAIIRSHYSVASNTALTLRSLDVFRGFREALGEDDVACGFVNSGYLILAGPGAFADRLADNLARQRKLGADTWPIDRAEARELHPRLEVEDVAAIGWEPASGYADPVATTRGYVTAARRRGVAVFEHTPVERLRVAPEGGHPAAGRVTGVATPDGTVEAGCVVSAVGPWTRGLYSDSGLSDDAVEALRLEVSRHVVLTFGGPSSYGPEIPVVKDLTVDNKMYFRPSDGGVVLVGTGDFGDPLGDPDRMPPAAPRDLVSLQRAQIGARMPAFEGARLTDSWVGPYDITPDWNPVLGPAPGLPGLYLAYGFSGHGFKLAPAIGRCVAQSLLGQTPDVDLAPYRPERFSEEALLLGAYGSGSIS is encoded by the coding sequence GTGCGGAGCGGCTACGACTTCGCGATCGCGGGCGGGGGCGTCATCGGCGCCTCCATCGCCTTCCACCTGGCGGAGCTGTCGGGCGCCTCCGTGGCCCTCTTCGACCGGGGAGAGATCTGCAGCGGGGGCACCCGCCGGTCGTGCGCGATCATCCGCAGCCACTACTCGGTAGCGAGCAACACCGCACTCACGCTCCGGAGTCTCGACGTGTTCCGCGGTTTCCGGGAGGCGCTCGGCGAAGACGACGTGGCGTGCGGCTTCGTGAACTCGGGCTATCTCATCCTCGCGGGGCCCGGGGCGTTCGCCGACCGGCTGGCCGACAATCTGGCCCGCCAGCGGAAGCTGGGCGCGGACACGTGGCCCATCGACCGGGCGGAGGCGCGCGAGCTGCACCCGCGGCTCGAAGTGGAGGACGTGGCAGCGATCGGCTGGGAACCCGCGTCCGGCTACGCGGATCCGGTCGCCACAACCCGCGGGTATGTCACGGCCGCCCGGCGGCGCGGGGTCGCGGTGTTCGAGCACACGCCGGTGGAGCGGCTGCGCGTCGCGCCGGAGGGCGGCCATCCCGCGGCCGGTCGCGTGACGGGCGTGGCCACGCCCGACGGGACGGTGGAGGCCGGGTGTGTCGTGAGTGCGGTGGGGCCCTGGACTCGCGGTCTCTACAGTGACTCCGGTCTATCGGACGATGCCGTCGAAGCCCTCCGATTAGAGGTGTCGCGACACGTCGTGCTGACGTTCGGCGGCCCGTCGTCGTATGGTCCTGAAATTCCTGTTGTAAAGGATCTTACCGTCGATAACAAGATGTATTTTCGACCCTCCGATGGCGGTGTCGTGCTCGTGGGGACCGGAGATTTCGGAGACCCGCTGGGAGATCCCGACCGCATGCCCCCCGCCGCTCCGCGCGACCTCGTCTCCCTGCAGCGGGCGCAGATCGGAGCCCGCATGCCGGCCTTCGAGGGGGCGCGTCTCACGGATTCGTGGGTGGGGCCCTACGACATTACGCCGGACTGGAATCCCGTGTTGGGTCCCGCGCCCGGCCTGCCCGGTCTGTACCTCGCGTACGGCTTCTCGGGGCACGGGTTCAAGCTAGCCCCGGCCATCGGGCGCTGCGTGGCGCAATCCCTGTTGGGGCAGACGCCCGACGTCGACCTCGCCCCGTACCGCCCGGAACGCTTCAGCGAAGAAGCGCTGCTCCTCGGGGCCTACGGCAGCGGATCCATCTCGTAG
- a CDS encoding M56 family metallopeptidase — MNGVMAWLLAFLVHSTLWCGAAWLGLRLFPRTHPRLKETIWCTALAASLITPTTRAFVSPEAAIWRLPAPAFVSGAERPDAEGEQGEHGGGAVVAPIPLRAGVEFRGSGEAAHGDREPAHSDAAISPGWSRPAGAAWLILASGLLALYLLRLAMLRRRLLHREPVADTRASRALASLSRRAALDSPPRLTECHALGSPLALGVGPRREICVPVRAFHELDDGELTALLGHEVAHHRRHDTVRLGILNVVQAIFFFQPLIRLAVREVRLATEEQCDDWAASQLEDRFAMASCLTEVAGWVVPRDRSIPVPCIGRRRSQLERRVRRLLNERGSPQPPAGGWRGMSVVGLLALAPLLAPAVAPSGDLPHEDGRASEHLQPREHEGVRGHEGERYAPEHLPVPYRYREHREHR; from the coding sequence ATGAACGGCGTGATGGCGTGGCTGCTCGCGTTCCTCGTGCATAGCACGCTGTGGTGCGGCGCCGCCTGGCTCGGTCTGCGCCTCTTCCCCCGGACGCATCCGCGTCTGAAGGAAACGATCTGGTGCACGGCGCTCGCCGCGAGTCTCATCACGCCGACGACCCGGGCGTTCGTCTCGCCGGAGGCGGCGATCTGGCGGCTTCCGGCGCCTGCCTTCGTCAGCGGCGCGGAGCGACCCGACGCTGAGGGCGAACAGGGTGAGCACGGCGGTGGTGCGGTCGTCGCGCCGATCCCCCTGCGCGCGGGCGTTGAGTTCCGCGGCTCAGGCGAAGCGGCCCACGGCGACCGCGAGCCGGCCCACAGCGATGCCGCGATCAGCCCGGGCTGGTCCCGGCCCGCCGGCGCCGCGTGGCTCATTCTCGCGAGCGGCCTGCTCGCCCTCTACCTCCTTCGGCTGGCGATGCTCCGGCGCCGCCTCCTCCATCGCGAGCCGGTGGCGGATACGCGGGCTTCCCGTGCGCTGGCGTCGCTCAGCCGCAGAGCGGCGTTGGACTCGCCGCCGCGCCTGACGGAGTGCCACGCGCTCGGTTCGCCGCTGGCGCTCGGCGTGGGACCCCGTCGCGAAATCTGTGTGCCGGTTCGCGCCTTTCACGAACTGGACGATGGCGAACTCACTGCGCTTCTGGGCCACGAGGTCGCGCACCACCGGCGCCACGACACGGTCCGGCTGGGGATCCTGAACGTCGTGCAGGCGATCTTCTTCTTTCAGCCTCTCATCCGGCTTGCGGTGCGTGAGGTACGCCTCGCCACCGAGGAGCAGTGTGACGACTGGGCGGCGAGCCAGCTCGAAGACCGTTTCGCCATGGCGAGTTGCCTGACCGAAGTGGCCGGGTGGGTCGTCCCGCGCGATCGGAGCATCCCCGTACCCTGCATCGGTCGGCGCCGCTCACAACTGGAACGGCGTGTTCGGCGCCTGCTGAACGAACGCGGTTCGCCGCAGCCGCCCGCGGGCGGCTGGCGAGGCATGAGCGTCGTCGGCCTCCTTGCGCTTGCCCCCCTGCTCGCTCCCGCCGTGGCTCCCTCCGGAGACCTTCCCCACGAAGACGGGCGCGCTTCCGAGCACCTGCAACCGCGGGAACACGAGGGAGTGCGGGGCCATGAAGGCGAGCGGTACGCGCCTGAACACTTGCCGGTGCCGTACCGATACCGCGAACACCGAGAGCATCGCTAG
- a CDS encoding BlaI/MecI/CopY family transcriptional regulator, protein MKRKRRLGDLQLAIMRVLWERGEAPAIEVHRALFEERGLAVTTIKTMLRKLEEYGCVSHRLNGRQFIYRPAIAETDVRDGMVGDLVQRLFSGDSAALVNHLIESGEVDVEDLDDLRALVAAKRKGGAR, encoded by the coding sequence ATGAAACGGAAACGTCGACTCGGAGACCTGCAGCTCGCGATCATGCGCGTACTGTGGGAGCGCGGTGAAGCGCCGGCGATCGAGGTCCACAGGGCTCTCTTCGAGGAGCGCGGTCTTGCCGTCACGACGATCAAGACGATGCTGCGCAAGCTCGAGGAGTACGGGTGCGTGAGTCACCGACTGAACGGCCGGCAGTTCATCTACCGGCCCGCGATCGCCGAGACGGATGTTCGCGACGGGATGGTCGGTGATCTCGTGCAGCGCCTGTTCTCCGGCGACAGCGCGGCGCTGGTCAACCACCTGATCGAATCCGGCGAGGTCGACGTCGAGGATCTCGATGATCTCAGGGCCCTCGTCGCCGCGAAACGGAAGGGTGGAGCGCGATGA